The following are encoded together in the Leptospira brenneri genome:
- a CDS encoding methyl-accepting chemotaxis protein, with translation MNQNPLIRKLTIAIEAPLYLLIFPYFINFCLFASRFEIETLIKLGLLGTLLSLVPLVIGIGLRNRRLKRLLSFSKDTDQKTIEDLKKGLLEHPHWEGKVILIRWTASILGFSFMAVSFLDLPWKEIMVLPYACIMLLPIIYLAFYFQTEVYLSPVLKVQELAKVLLDESKFRIFGVFQRNLFTMLAVALLPMLTFGYYLFLILLTDFRSPYWFYQMPIVFVMMVVIMIYAAYVGSKSLKDDIGNLNHSIEKLSQGELAETIPQLSATNLSHTITELNLFMDSLRNYFQTAKEEAVSLSQTSKIILDKGAVIDSQVVSEKNKLDSTFESVKQIQNLSRATYDRVLSQKDKTNYLASELTKVTDEMTDLSIKADGLAQNTVHSIETIQAEKNAIQSAYEKVEVMNQMSENIKATISIVEDISDRVNLLSLNASIEAARAGSMGRGFAVVAGEVSRLADETAKNIEEIKRVVNLSQVASKESLESMKEIISTNEDVKSKFEEISRIVQLFGHISETSSENVKSLKKLVGEFQQDAVQITEEMKLQTGYTEESNSDLQELWENHSKISTTFKEISEEANHLKSVSDSMERIVSRFRF, from the coding sequence ATGAATCAGAATCCACTCATCAGAAAATTAACCATTGCGATTGAGGCTCCTTTATATCTCTTAATTTTTCCTTACTTTATCAATTTCTGTTTATTTGCATCCAGGTTCGAGATCGAAACATTAATCAAACTTGGTTTACTTGGCACTCTCCTTTCCTTGGTTCCTTTGGTCATTGGAATTGGCCTTCGAAATCGAAGACTCAAACGTTTGTTATCGTTTTCAAAAGATACAGATCAAAAAACAATAGAAGATTTGAAAAAAGGACTTTTGGAGCACCCTCATTGGGAAGGGAAAGTCATTCTCATTCGCTGGACCGCTTCTATTTTGGGATTTTCTTTTATGGCAGTGAGTTTTCTTGATTTGCCATGGAAAGAAATTATGGTCCTTCCCTATGCTTGTATCATGCTTTTGCCAATTATTTATTTGGCTTTTTATTTTCAAACTGAAGTATACTTGAGTCCAGTGCTAAAGGTTCAGGAGTTAGCAAAGGTATTACTCGATGAATCTAAATTTCGAATTTTCGGAGTTTTTCAAAGAAATCTTTTTACCATGTTAGCTGTGGCATTATTACCAATGTTAACATTTGGTTATTATTTGTTTTTGATTCTACTCACTGATTTCAGATCTCCTTATTGGTTCTACCAAATGCCCATTGTTTTTGTAATGATGGTAGTGATTATGATTTATGCTGCCTATGTCGGTAGTAAATCATTAAAAGACGATATTGGTAATTTAAACCATTCCATTGAAAAATTATCACAAGGGGAACTCGCAGAAACCATACCTCAACTTTCTGCAACAAACCTAAGCCATACGATTACAGAATTGAACTTATTTATGGATTCGTTAAGGAACTATTTCCAAACTGCGAAAGAGGAAGCTGTTTCCCTTTCCCAAACTTCAAAAATCATTTTGGATAAAGGTGCTGTGATTGATTCGCAAGTAGTTTCGGAAAAAAACAAACTCGACTCAACTTTTGAGTCAGTCAAACAAATCCAAAATTTATCCCGAGCTACTTATGATCGCGTTCTATCTCAAAAAGATAAAACTAATTATTTAGCAAGTGAACTCACAAAAGTGACAGATGAAATGACAGATCTTTCAATAAAAGCTGATGGTTTGGCACAAAATACGGTTCATTCTATTGAAACCATTCAAGCAGAAAAGAATGCCATTCAATCTGCTTATGAAAAGGTAGAGGTGATGAACCAGATGAGTGAAAATATCAAAGCAACAATTTCGATCGTTGAGGATATTTCTGACCGTGTGAATTTACTATCTCTCAATGCATCGATTGAAGCAGCCAGGGCTGGATCTATGGGGCGGGGTTTTGCTGTGGTTGCAGGAGAGGTTTCGCGCCTAGCTGATGAAACAGCTAAAAATATTGAAGAGATCAAACGCGTGGTAAATTTATCACAAGTAGCCTCAAAAGAAAGTTTGGAATCAATGAAAGAAATCATTTCTACCAATGAAGATGTAAAATCTAAGTTTGAAGAAATCTCTAGAATCGTTCAGTTGTTTGGCCATATCAGTGAAACCAGTTCCGAAAATGTAAAATCCTTAAAAAAACTTGTGGGAGAGTTCCAACAAGATGCAGTACAAATCACTGAAGAGATGAAATTACAAACAGGATATACGGAAGAGTCAAATTCAGATTTACAAGAGTTATGGGAAAACCACTCAAAAATCTCCACCACATTTAAAGAAATTTCGGAAGAGGCAAACCATCTAAAGTCGGTTTCAGATTCGATGGAGAGAATTGTTTCCCGGTTTCGGTTTTAA
- a CDS encoding metallophosphoesterase, which yields MKAFFVFLSVLTSLLGFIYYYSTYRLISGLSLNGPVVTLILFGIGALVLLVPLTYVLSRTSKREKTQTFFSYLTFTNFGFFSILFTLVLLMDLLRLVDLGIVTEYSQVLFSSLLRLGFPLDGVTEVKNFSLAFSTIVVATALSSLGFFNAHVRLQYKRVKIPVEHLHPDLDQFKIVQISDVHIGPTIKTKFLNRVVKKINLQNPDVVVITGDLVDGPAATLKHHLQPLRDIQSKYGTFYVTGNHEYYSGVLSWLPEIEKLGIKILLNGNQMLSVGNAKLLMAGVTDLTAGSMIKSHQTDPKRAMEGGENSDYKILLAHQPNSIYEANEVGFDLQISGHTHGGQFFPGNILIYLAQKFVSGLHRYKNIQIYVSRGTGYWGPPFRLGAPSEVSVLELQSV from the coding sequence TTCTTCGTATTTTTGTCCGTTCTCACATCCTTACTCGGATTTATCTATTATTATTCTACTTATCGTTTAATCTCAGGACTTTCACTGAATGGACCGGTGGTGACTCTGATTTTGTTTGGGATTGGAGCCCTCGTACTACTTGTACCCTTGACTTATGTTTTGAGTCGCACCTCGAAAAGGGAAAAAACCCAAACCTTTTTTTCCTACCTCACCTTCACGAACTTTGGATTCTTTTCTATTTTGTTCACTTTGGTCCTTCTTATGGATTTACTCCGCCTGGTGGACCTAGGGATCGTAACGGAATATTCACAAGTTTTGTTTTCTAGTTTACTTCGTCTTGGTTTTCCTCTCGACGGAGTGACCGAAGTTAAAAATTTCAGTCTGGCCTTTTCTACCATCGTAGTGGCCACAGCTCTTAGCTCTCTTGGTTTTTTTAATGCTCATGTTCGGTTGCAATACAAACGAGTGAAGATCCCTGTCGAACATTTACATCCTGATTTAGATCAGTTTAAAATTGTACAAATCTCTGATGTCCATATTGGTCCTACCATCAAAACTAAGTTTTTGAATCGTGTTGTGAAAAAGATCAATTTACAGAATCCGGATGTGGTTGTGATTACAGGAGATTTGGTGGATGGGCCGGCAGCCACTCTCAAACACCACTTACAGCCATTAAGAGATATTCAATCAAAATACGGAACATTTTATGTTACAGGAAATCATGAATACTATTCGGGAGTTCTTTCTTGGTTACCAGAAATTGAAAAATTAGGGATTAAAATTTTATTGAATGGGAACCAGATGCTCTCAGTAGGAAATGCCAAGTTACTTATGGCAGGTGTGACTGATCTAACCGCGGGTTCAATGATCAAATCTCACCAAACAGATCCTAAACGAGCCATGGAAGGTGGAGAAAATTCTGATTACAAAATTCTTCTGGCACACCAACCCAATAGCATCTACGAAGCAAACGAAGTTGGTTTTGACTTACAAATCTCTGGACATACTCATGGTGGACAATTTTTTCCTGGAAATATTTTGATTTACTTAGCTCAAAAATTTGTCTCCGGCTTACATCGATACAAGAATATACAAATTTATGTGAGCAGAGGAACGGGGTATTGGGGTCCTCCTTTTCGTTTGGGTGCTCCTTCTGAAGTTTCTGTTTTGGAACTTCAGTCCGTCTAA